A window from Melitaea cinxia chromosome 5, ilMelCinx1.1, whole genome shotgun sequence encodes these proteins:
- the LOC123654025 gene encoding protein sidekick isoform X2 — protein MQPPRFTMQPSSSNSIVREGTTKILQCSAIGIPQPMYRWLKNGEPLGDYSSELFYKIHNTQRQDAGAYQCIARNDVGAIFSEKNNIVVAFMGVFENALEEVITVESGNAAILDFPHIESEPPPSVIWQDENGVNGVLRYDQKYAITDKHQLVILCASKDDQRAYRARAINTQLGKVENSPYIRLKVNGDDDKEIAPEIIIKPRDTKIIKGQEYTNIYCIANARPLHELETLWFKDGILIDLAGITYDLNDQWNRTLSLISANLNHTGRYTCQARLKSGGFATVTASASVTVFEKPVMVTSLKSETFGEFGSTIVLECNVQGIPMPGITWYKDAKKIASVGADTEESDNADVDDGGGRYRVEVDRSLVISNLKMEDMGIYQCIASNDAGESSIYTWLKIKTSPPIMQTAPANLTVLDGKDATIACRAVGAPTPNVTWYFNDSLIINLSGRLQALEEGDLLITSTTTADSGKYTCIRANDAGNVSGEAYLTILVRTQIIAPPVDTKVLLGHTATLQCKVSSDPNVKYNIDWFHNKQPMTAGSRVWVAGDGALQVQAVRAGDAGEYACVVTSPGGNHTRRALLSVIELPFAPTNVRAERLDATPQRAVNVSWTPGFDGNSPIQKYIVQRRVVPEFGNFLGPTPDPLLNWVTEPMNVSANQRWVLLTSLKAATSYQFRVSAVNTVGEGPPSEPTEVLTLPQEAPSGPPVGFMGSARSSSEIITQWQPPLEEHRNGHILGYVIRYRLKGYDNSPWTYQNITNEAQRNYLIQDLITWKDYNVQIAAYNDKGVGMFSDSYTIKTKEGVPEAAPDSVRCEAFNSTAIQVWWTPPNPQKINGINQGYKIQAWRWDEATNDSVEQKLVSVPPNLLDPLTEQTAAIDGLEKFTEYNISVLCFTEPGDGPRSDFVLIRTKEDTPDEIVNLQFDDVSDRAVRVSWSPPKKSNGVLIGYKLKYQIKDNPESLKEEILPPNDTSIRVEHLQASTQYQFWVSALTGVGEGAARSAAIQSGVEPVLPTAPRGLALSNIAAHSVLLQFTPGFDGNSSVSLWTVQAQTARNSSWVTIYEVSAPDAQSILVTGLVPFTTYRLRLIATNVVGSSPPSEPCKEFQTIQAPPQHPPRNVTVRAVSANNLRVRWIPLQQSEWYGNPKGYNITYKRSGSNDTLYSIIEDHTANSHILSNLEEWSIYEITMTAINEVGTSVASPTATERTREAVPSSGPVGVSAKATSSTTVVVVWGDILPQDQNGLIEGYKVCYAAVVPPPRPEQKKVECHPILSNQTHTVTLTELRKYVVYQIQVLGYTRLGDGALSDPPVTVRTFEDTPGPPSNVSFPDVSFTTARIIWDVPEDPNGEILAYKVTYHLNSSTQHMFSKEFLPSDRTFRATELQAEQYYAFALTAQTRLGWGATLRALVLTTANRAAPAPPARPLVARSLLQPHQITFSWAPGDDGYAPLRYYTIQQKEEGGTWQTLPERVDPFATSYTVEGLKPYTAYQFRIRATNDIGPSRYSNATETVRTLPAAPSKAVEGLRVVPITPSSVRVQWAPLGEAHWSGDARTGGYAVSYQPLTDFPASLQTTMKQEVPGIKSSEVVLTELALDRNYEISVCAVNSQGAGPGGAPAVVWVGEAVPTAPPQAVRARALSPTEVALSWGPPLLAQQNGDLLGYKIFYLMTESPEEPEPGRKAEEEIEVVPATSTSHSLVFLDKFTQYRIQVLAFNPAGDGPRSEAILVRTHQGLPSAPRNITFSEITMNSLVVAWDPPHRRNGLIHSYLVTYETIEQDERFSKQVKQKVSERRLAVGALEEEVQYRFSVRALTVGAGAAAEARARTGPQPGSPAPPAALRLRAEPAALLLRWSNAASGKGPLLGYYFEARKKGTKRGKPVSVVYDTRWETITRTSNGILEEFTISYQSLLPSTAYSFRVIAYNMYGISNPAYSDKVIVTPSKLYLEYGYLQYRPFYRRTWFMVALAAASIVIIIMVIAILCVKSKSYKYKKEAQRTLEESLGGETDERGSLALDLYRSRQNSASGGAAGGAGAGGTLRRKPPALAKSPPRPLPASVKYHSDEESLRGYDENPDDSSLTEKPSEMSSSDSQNSESENESVRSEPHSFVNHYANVNDTLRESWKRQRPVRNYSSYTDSEPEGSAVVSLNGGQIVMNNMARSRAPLPGFSSFV, from the exons ATGCAACCGCCTCGGTTTACAATGCAACCCTCTTCGTCAAATAGCATAGTTAGAGAAGGAACAACAAAGATTTTACAATGCTCCGCGATAG gaaTACCGCAACCCATGTATAGATGGTTAAAAAACGGTGAACCGTTAGGGGATTACTCTtcagaattattttataaaattcacaaTACACAACGGCAAGACGCGGGCGCATACCAGTGTATCGCAAGGAATGATGTAGGAGCAATTTTTAGTGAAAAGAATAACATAGTTGTTGCAT tCATGGGAGTTTTTGAAAACGCTTTAGAAGAAGTTATAACTGTTGAATCCGGTAATGCGGCGATTCTCGATTTTCCACACATAGAGTCCGAACCGCCGCCATCCGTTATTTGGCAGGACGAAAATGGTGTAAACGGTGTCCTGCGGTACGATCAAAAGTATGCTATCACCGATAAACACCAACTAGTAATATTATGCGCGTCTAAAGACGATCAGCGAGCCTATAG AGCGCGAGCAATAAACACCCAGTTAGGAAAGGTAGAAAACAGTCCGTACATTAGGTTAAAAGTGAACGGAGACGATGACAAAGAAATAGCACCcgaaattattattaagccGCGAGATACGAAGATAATAAAAGGCCAagaatacacaaatatttactgCATCGCCAACGCGAGACCGCTGCACGAGCTCGAAACTTTATGGTTTAAAGACGGGATATTGATCGATTTAGCGGGAATTACTTACGACCTAAATGATCAATGGAACCGCACGCTGAGTCTCATATCGGCCAATTTAAACCACACCGGCCGGTATACGTGTCAAGCGAGATTAAAGTCTGGCGGATTCGCTACAGTTACAGCCTCTGCGTCCGTTACGGTGTTCGAAAAACCGGTGATGGTGACCAGTTTAAAATCGGAAACTTTTGGCGAGTTCGGCAGTACTATTGTCTTAGAGTGCAACGTGCAAGGTATACCCATGCCCGGTATCACGTGGTACAAGGACGCGAAGAAAATTGCGAGTGTCGGAGCTGATACCGAGGAGTCCGATAATGCGGACGTCGACGATGGAGGAGGTAGATATAGGGTGGAAGTCGACAGATCGCTCGTTATCAGTAATCTCAAGATGGAAGATATGGGAATATATCAGTGCATAGCTAGTAACGACGCTGGGGAGTCCTCGATCTACACGTGGTTAAAGATAAAAA CGTCTCCGCCCATTATGCAGACTGCACCGGCCAACCTCACCGTGCTTGACGGGAAGGATGCCACCATCGCCTGCCGGGCAGTCGGCGCGCCCACACCCAACGTCACGTGGTACTTCAACG atTCTCTTATAATAAACCTGTCCGGAAGATTACAAGCTTTAGAGGAAGGAGACTTGTTAATTACCAGCACGACAACAGCAGATAGTGGAAAATACACTTGCATACGTGCAAACGACGCGGGCAATGTTTCGGGCGAAGCGTATCTTACAATACTCG TAAGGACTCAAATAATCGCTCCTCCCGTCGACACCAAAGTTCTACTAGGTCACACGGCGACGCTTCAGTGCAAAGTTTCCAGCGACCCGAACGTCAAATACAACATCGACTGGTTTCATAACAAACA GCCCATGACGGCGGGGTCGCGCGTGTGGGTGGCGGGCGACGGCGCGCTGCAGGTGCAGGCGGTGCGCGCGGGCGACGCGGGCGAGTACGCGTGCGTGGTGACGTCGCCGGGCGGCAACCACACGCGGCGCGCGCTGCTGTCCGTCATCGAGCTGCCCTTCGCGCCCACCAACGTGCGCGCCGAGCGCCTGGACGCCACGCCGCAGCGCGCCGTCAACGTGTCCTGGACGCCCGGCTTCGACGGCAACTCGCCCATCCAGAAGTACATAGTGCAGCGTCGCGTCGTGCCCGAATTTGGTAATT tcTTAGGACCCACCCCAGACCCATTGTTGAATTGGGTAACAGAACCGATGAATGTATCTGCTAATCAGCGATGGGTGCTCCTAACAAGCTTGAAGGCGGCAACTTCCTACCAATTTCGAGTTTCTGCAGTAAATACAGTAGGAGAAGGCCCGCCTTCCGAACCGACGGAAGTCTTGACTCTACCTCAAGAAg cgCCATCTGGACCTCCTGTAGGGTTTATGGGGTCGGCGCGATCCTCTTCGGAGATAATAACCCAATGGCAGCCGCCGTTAGAGGAACATAGAAATGGTCACATTTTGGGTTACGTGATCAGGTATCGCTTGAAAGGCTACGACAACAGCCCGTGGACGTATCAGAACATTACCAATGAAGCGCAACGGAACTATCTCATTCAAGACTTGATAACATGGAAAGATTACAACGTGCAAATAGCCGCTTACAATGATAAGGGTGTCGGTATGTTCTCGGACAGTTACACAATCAAGACGAAAGAAGGAGTGCCCGAAGCGGCGCCGGACAGTGTCCGCTGCGAGGCTTTTAACTCCACTGCCATACAAGTATGGTGGACGCCACCCAATCCTCAAAAAATAAACGGCATCAATCag GGATATAAAATTCAAGCGTGGCGATGGGACGAAGCTACAAACGATAGTGTGGAACAAAAACTAGTAAGCGTGCCACCAAATCTGCTGGATCCCCTCACCGAACAGACTGCCGCTATTGACGGCCTGGAAAAATTTacagaatataatatatctgtTTTATGTTTTACGGAGCCGGGCGACGGTCCACGAAGTGATTTCGTTTTAATAAGGACAAAAGAAGATA cACCTGATGAAATAGTAAACCTTCAATTCGATGATGTCTCGGATCGTGCGGTCAGAGTCTCCTGGTCGCCGCCGAAGAAGTCGAACGGCGTTCTCATCGGTTACAAGCTTAAATACCAAATAAAGGACAATCCCGAATCGTTAAAAGAAGAAATATTACCACCCAACGACACCAGCATACGCGTGGAGCACTTGCAG GCCAGCACGCAGTACCAGTTCTGGGTGAGCGCGCTGACGGGCGTGGGCGAGGGCGCAGCGCGCTCGGCCGCCATCCAGTCGGGCGTGGAGCCCGTGCTGCCCACGGCGCCGCGCGGCCTGGCGCTGTCCAACATCGCCGCGCACTCCGTGCTGCTGCAGTTCACGCCCGGCTTCGACGGGAACTCTTCCGTCTCGCTCTGGACCGTGCAG GCTCAAACTGCCCGTAACTCATCGTGGGTGACAATTTACGAAGTAAGCGCCCCTGACGCGCAGTCTATCCTCGTCACCGGCCTGGTACCGTTCACTACGTACCGCTTAAGATTAATCGCTACTAACGTCGTTGGTTCGTCCCCGCCTTCAGAGCCCTGCAAAGAATTTCAAACGATCCAAGCTCCTCCGCAACATCCGCCCAGGAACGTGACCGTGCGCGCCGTTAGTGCCAACAACCTTCGCGTTAGATGGATT CCCTTGCAACAAAGCGAATGGTATGGTAATCCGAAAGGTTACAACATAACGTATAAACGCAGCGGCAGTAACGACACCCTTTACAGTATAATCGAGGATCATACGGCTAACTCGCATATTCTCTCAAACTTAGAAGAATGGTCTATATATGAAATTACGATGACCGCTATTAACGAAGTCGGTACTTCCGTTGCTAGCCCAACTGCTACGGAGAGGACCAGAGAAGCAG TTCCATCAAGTGGCCCAGTCGGTGTGTCAGCCAAGGCAACATCATCTACGACAGTAGTTGTTGTATGGGGCGATATTTTACCCCAGGATCAAAATGGTCTTATCGAGGGGTACAAGGTGTGTTACGCTGCGGTGGTACCACCACCTCGGCCAGAGCAGAAGAAAGTAGAGTGCCATCCCATATTGTCGAACCAAACTCACACGGTTACGTTGACAGAACTACGGAAGTACGTCGTATACCAAATTCAAGTATTGGGCTACACGCGACTGGGCGACGGGGCTCTCAGCGATCCTCCCGTCACCGTCAGAACTTTTGAGGACA CACCCGGCCCACCCTCAAACGTATCTTTCCCCGACGTTAGTTTTACTACGGCGCGTATCATTTGGGACGTCCCCGAAGACCCTAATGGCGAGATCTTAGCATACAAAGTGACCTATCATCTCAACAGTTCAACGCAGCACATGTTCTCGAAGGAGTTTCTGCCTTCCGATAGAACGTTCAG GGCCACGGAGCTGCAGGCGGAGCAGTACTACGCGTTCGCGCTGACGGCGCAGACGCGGCTGGGCTGGGGCGCCACGCTGCGCGCGCTGGTGCTCACCACGGCCaaccgcgccgcgcccgcgccgcccgcgcgccCGCTCGTGGCGCGCTCGCTGCTGCAGCCGCACCAGATCACCTTCTCCTGGGCGCCCGGCGACGACGGCTACGCGCCGCTCAG GTACTACACGATCCAGCAGAAGGAGGAGGGGGGGACATGGCAAACGCTTCCAGAACGCGTCGACCCTTTCGCGACTTCCTACACTGTGGAAGGCCTGAAGCCTTACACGGCGTACCAGTTCCGAATCCGTGCCACCAACGACATCGGACCCAGTCGTTACAGTAACGCTACCGAGACCGTCCGCACTTTACCGGCAG CGCCCAGCAAGGCGGTGGAGGGCCTGCGCGTGGTGCCCATCACGCCCAGCAGCGTGCGCGTGCAGTGGGCGCCGCTGGGCGAGGCGCACTGGAGCGGCGACGCGCGCACGGGCGGCTACGCGGTCTCCTACCAGCCGCTCACCGACTTCCCCGCCTCGCTGCAGACCACCATGAAGCAGGAGGTGCCGGGCATCAAG AGCTCGGAGGTCGTGCTGACGGAGCTGGCGCTGGACCGCAACTACGAGATCAGCGTGTGCGCCGTGAACTCGCAGGGCGCGGGCCCGGGCGGCGCGCCGGCCGTGGTGTGGGTGGGCGAGGCCGTGCCCACCGCGCCGCCGCAGGccgtgcgcgcgcgcgcgctgTCGCCCACCGAGGTGGCGCTCTCCTGGGGCCCGCCGCTCCTGGCGCAGCAGAACGGGGACTTGCTGGGCTACAAG ATTTTTTACTTAATGACGGAGTCTCCGGAGGAGCCGGAACCGGGACGAAAGGCAGAGGAAGAGATCGAAGTGGTGCCGGCCACTTCCACCTCGCATTCGCTCGTGTTTCTTGACAAGTTTACACAGTACCGAATTCAG GTGTTAGCGTTTAATCCCGCTGGAGACGGACCGAGGTCTGAGGCGATCCTCGTGCGGACGCACCAGGGACTGCCTTCTGCGCCTCGGAATATTACGTTTTCTGAGATTACTATGAACAGTCTCGTCGTGGCGTGGGACCCTCCTCACCGTCGGAACGGCCTCATACATTCCTACCTCGTCACGTACGAGACTATCGAACAAGATGAAC GGTTCAGCAAGCAGGTGAAGCAGAAGGTGTCGGAGCGGCGGCTGGCGGTGGGCGCGCTGGAGGAGGAGGTGCAGTACCGCTTCAGCGTGCGCGCGCTGACGgtgggcgcgggcgcggcggccgAGGCGCGCGCGCGCACGGGCCCGCAGCCCGGctcgcccgcgccgcccgccgcgctgcgCCTGCGCGCCGagcccgccgcgctgctgctgcgCTGGAGCAACGCCGCCTCCGGCAAGGGCCCGCTGCTCGGCTACTACTTCGAGGCGAGGAAGAAGGGTAC GAAACGTGGCAAGCCTGTAAGTGTCGTAT ACGACACACGATGGGAGACAATAACTCGAACGAGCAATGGAATATTGGAAGAATTCACTATTTCTTACCAAAGCCTGCTGCCCTCAACAGCTTACTCATTCCGAGTGATAGCATACAATATGTACGGTATCAGCAACCCGGCATATAGTGACAAAGTCATTGTCACACCCTCAAAACTATACTTGGAATATGGGTATCTACAATATCGGCCGTTTTATCGAAGGACCTGGTTTATGGTCGCACTAGCTGCGGCTTCCATCGTCATCATAATTATGGTCATCGCAATACTTTGCGTCAAAAGCAAAAGTTACAAGTACAAAA AGGAGGCGCAGAGGACACTGGAGGAGTCGCTAGGCGGCGAGACGGACGAGCGCGGCTCACTGGCACTGGACCTGTACCGCTCGCGGCAGAACTCGGCCAGCGGAGGGGCGGCGGGTGGGGCGGGGGCGGGCGGCACGTTGCGCCGCAAGCCGCCCGCCCTGGCCAAGTCCCCGCCGCGGCCGTTGCCCGCCTCCGTGAAGTACCATAGCGACGAGGAGAGCCTGCGCGGCTACGACGAAAACCCCGACGACTCGTCGCTCACCGAGAAGCCCTCCGAGATGAGCTCGTCGGACTCCCAG AATTCGGAGAGCGAAAACGAGAGCGTTAGATCGGAGCCGCACTCGTTCGTGAACCACTACGCGAACGTGAACGACACGCTGCGCGAGTCGTGGAAGCGCCAGCGGCCCGTGCGCAACTACTCCAGCTACACGGACTCCGAGCCCGAGGGCAGCGCCGTGGTGAGCCTCAACGGCGGCCAGATCGTCATGAACAACATGGCGCGCTCGCGGGCGCCGCTGCCCGGCTTCTCGTCCTTCGTATGA